The genome window ATCGTGTTCCTGGTGCGCAAGGGAAACCCCAAGGGAATCAAGGACTGGGACGATCTCCTCGCCGACGGGGTGGAGGTGATCACGCCGAATCCGAAAACGTCGGGTGGCGCGCGCTGGAACTACCTCGCGGCCTGGATCCACGCCCTGAAGGCGCCGGGGGGCACCGAGGACTCCGCACGCAAGTTCGTCTCCGCGCTCTACCGTCATGTCCCGGTGCTCGACACCGGCGCGCGCGGCGCGACGACCACCTTCGTGCAGCGCGGCATCGGCGACGTTCTGCTGGCCTGGGAGAACGAGGCCTATCTCTCGCTCGAGGAGCTGGGGCCGGACGCGTTCGAGATCGTTGTGCCCACCGTCAGCGTGCTGGCGGAACCGCCGGTGGCGCTGGTCGACAGGAACGTCGACGCGAAGGGCACCCGCAAGCTGGCGGAAGCCTATCTGGAGTATCTCTATTCCGCCGAGGGGCAGAGCCTCGCCGCGAAGAACTTCTACCGCCCCGCCGAGCCGGACCTCGCGGATCCGGCCGACATGGCCCGGTTCCCGGAGCTGGAGCGCGTGAAGGTGGAGGACGTGTTCGGGTCCTGGAAGCAGATCCAGGAGGTGCATTTCGCCGATGGCGGCATCTTCGACAAGATCTATGCGGAGGGGAACTGAGCATGCTCGCTCGCCCCGTCCATGCCCCTGCCTGGCGCTTCCGCAAACCGGGCGTGATCCCCGGCTTCCGGCTGGCGATGGCCATCACCCTCGGCTGGCTGGTGCTGATGATCCTGGTTCCGCTGTCGGGGATCTTCTGGCAGTCGGCCTCCCTGGGCTGGGAACGCTTCGCCGACCTGGCGCTGGACCGGCGCACGCTGTCGGCGCTGTGGATCAGCTTCTCCAGCGCCTTCTTCGCGGCGAGCGTGAACCTGGTGTTCGGCACGCTGGTGGCCTGGGTGCTGGTGCGCTACCGCTTCCCCGGCCGCCGGGTGGTCGACGCGCTGGTGGACCTGCCCTTCGCGCTGCCCACCGCCGTCGCGGGCATCGCCCTCACCGCGCTCTATGCCCCGAACGGCTGGGTGGGGTCGCTGCTGAGCCCGCTGGGCCTGCGCCTCAGCTACACCCAGGCGGGCATCGTGCTGGCGCTGATCTTCGTCGGCCTGCCCTTCGTGGTGCGCACCGTGCAGCCGGTGATGGAGGAGATCGACCGCGAGGTCGAGGAAGCCTCTGCCACGCTCGGCGCCCGGCGCTGGCAGACCGTGGCGCGGGTGTTGCTGCCCTCGCTCGCGCCCGCGCTGCTCACCGGTTTCGCGCTCGCGCTGGCACGCGGGGTGGGGGAATACGGTTCGGTGATCTTCATCGCCGGCAACATCCCCTATGCCTCGGAAATCGCGCCGCTGCTGATCGTGATCCGCCTGGAGGAGTTCAATTACCCGGCTGCCACCGCAATCGCGGCGATGATGCTGGCGATCTCCTTCTCCATGCTCCTGCTCATCAACTGGGTTCAGGCCCGCAGCCGCAAGAGGTATGGTCATGCCGTCTGACACACGCGCCCTTCCGGCGCCGACCAGCGAGGCGCCCTGGGCCCGCCGCGCACTGATGCTCACCGCCCTGGCCTTCCTGGCGCTGTTCCTCGCGCTGCCGCTCGCCTCCGTGTTCACCGAGGCGTTCCGGCAGGGCCCCGGGGCCTGGCTTGCCGCGCTCGCCGAGCCGGACGCGCTCTCGGCCATGTGGCTCACCCTCACGGTGACGGCCATCGCGGTGCCGCTCAACGTGGTGTTCGGCGTGGCCGCGGCCTGGGCGATCGCGAAATTCGAGTTCCACGGCAAGGCGTTGCTGATCAGCTTCATCGACCTGCCGTTCTCGGTCTCGCCGGTGATCTCGGGCCTGGTCTACGTGCTGCTCTTCGGCTCGGGCAGCCTGATCGGGCCCTGGCTGGCGGCGCATGGGGTGGAGATCCTCTTCGCGGTGCCGGGCATCGTCCTGGCGACGATCTTCGTCACCTTCCCCTTCGTGGCCCGTGAGCTGATCCCGCTGATGCAGGACCAGGGAACGACGGAGGAGGAGGCGGCGCTGAGCCTCGGCGCCTCCGGCTGGAAGACCTTCGTGCGTGTCACCCTGCCCAACATCCGCTGGGGGCTGCTCTATGGCGTGCTGCTGTGCACCGCCCGGGCGATGGGGGAATTCGGCGCGGTTTCGGTGGTCTCCGGCCACATCCGGGGCGAGACCAACACCATGCCGCTGCATGTGGAGATCCTCTACAACGAATACAATTTCGTCGCCGCCTTCGCCGTGGCCTCGCTGCTCGCCTGCCTCGCGCTGGTCACCCTCACGGTGAAGACCCTGCTCGAAATCCGCTACGGCGCGGCGCTCGCCGCCAGCCGCAAGCACTGACCCCCCGCTCTGGAAAGGAGACCGGACATGGACGTTCGCCTGCGCAACATCGCCAAGGAATTCGGCACCACGGCGGCCCTGCACGAGCTGTCGCTCGACATCCGCTCGGGGGAACTCATCGCCCTGCTCGGGCCCTCGGGCTCCGGCAAGACCACGCTGCTGCGGCTCATCGCCGGGCTGGAGACGCCCTCCTCGGGCCAGGTCCTCTTCGGGGAAGAGGACGCCGCCCGCCGCCCGGTGCAGGACCGCCGCGTGGGCTTCGTGTTCCAGCATTACGCGCTGTTCCGCCACATGACGGTGCTGGAGAACGTGAGCTTCGGCCTCACGGTGCGGCCGCGCGGCAGCCGGCCCACCGCGTCGGAAACCCGGCGCAGGGCGCTGGAACTGCTCGACTTCGTGCAGCTTCCGGGCCTCGGCGGCCGCTATCCGGCCCAGCTGTCGGGCGGCCAGCGCCAGCGCGTGGCCCTGGCCCGGGCTCTGGCGATCGAGCCGCGGGTGCTGCTGCTCGACGAGCCCTTCGGCGCGCTCGACGCCCAGGTGCGCCGCGACCTGCGCCGCTGGCTGCGCGAGGTGCATGACCGCACCGGCCACACCACCATCTTCGTCACCCATGACCAGGAGGAGGCGATGGAGCTTGCCGACCGGGTGGTGGTGATGAGCCAGGGCCGCATCGAGCAGATCGGCACGCCGGACGAGATCCATGACGCGCCGGCCTCGGCCTTCGTGCATGGGTTCATCGGCGAATCCGTGCAGCTTCCGGTCGGAATCGGCGACGGGATCATCCGCCACGCGGGTCGGCCCACGGGCCTGCGCGCCTACGGGCGGGGCGAGTCCACGCTCTATTTCCGGCCGCATGAGATCTCCCGGATCGTCTCTCCGGGAGAGGGGCTGTCCGGCACGGTGGTCTCGTACCGCCGGGTCGGGGGGCTGCGCCGTGTCGAGCTGGCGCTCGACACGGAAGGGGAACGGGTCGAGATCGACATTCCCGCCGGCGAGCAGGTGACCGCCGGCGACAGGATCACGTTCCGTCCCACCAACTGGCGGCTCTATCCCGAGCCCGCCGCGGACACGGGGCTTCGCCCCCTGGAGGTGAAATATGCTTGACGTGAGAGAACGCGCCATGGCCCGGGTGAACGCAATGGTCGCCCGCCGCCAGGAAGGCCGCATCGCGATCATCGGCGCCGGGTTCTCCGGCATGGCGATGGCCGCCGCCCTCATCGAGGCGGTCGATCACCGGCTGCATATCGTGATGATCGAGGGCAGCGACGCCCGCGCCGGCGGGCTCGCCTTCGGCCGCGCCCATGCGGGCGAGCTGCTGAACGTCCGCGCCCGCGACCTCGGGCTGCTGGCCAGCCAGCCGGGCGATTTCGCCGACTGGCTCGCCGGGTTCACCTCGGGTGGCAGCCCCACCCGTGAGGACCTCGTCGCCGCCGGAGAGCGCTTCGCCCCCCGGGCCGCCTTCTCCGACTACCTGCGCCGGCGCTTCGACGACCTCGTCACCCGCTCTGCGCACGTGACGGTGGAGACCATCCGCGAGGAGGCGATCGGCATCGTCCGCCGCCCGGGCGGCGGATTCCGGGTCGACCTCGTCTCCGGGCTGGGTGTGGGGGTGGAGGCGGTGGTGCTCGCCACCGGCTACGGCGATGCGCAGGGCCGCTTCGGCCGCTCGCCCTTCGCCGCCATCAACTCGGTGGAGCTGGAGAACGCCGGGCATATCGCCATCGTCGGCTCCGGCCTCTCGATGGTCGACACCCTGCTGCGCCTGCGCTCCATGGGCTCGCGCGCCCTCATCACGGTGATCTCGCGGCGCGGGCTGATGCCCCAGCCGCATGCGCCGCTCTCGGTGCGCCCGCCGGCCTGGCAGGTGACCGACGGTGTCTCGCTGAACGTGCTCTACTCCGAGCTGCGCCGCGCCGTGGCCCGGGCCGATGCCGAAGGCCGGCCCTGGCAGGGCGAGATCAACCGCCTGCGCCCCTTCGCGCAGGACATCTGGCGCACGCTCTCGGTGGCCGACCGCAGCCGCTTCATGCGCCATCTGCGCCGGATCTGGGACGCGCATCGCCACCGGCTGCCGGCCGGGCAGTACGCGCGGATGATGGCGGAGTTCGAGCGCGACGAGACCTGCCACAGGGCCGGGCGCGTCGTCTCGGCGCTGCCCGGTGTGCCGGCCCGGCTGGAAGTGGTCTGGCGTGGCGCCACGGCCCCGGAAACGGTGCTGGCGGACCTGGTGTTCGACTGCTCCGGCCACCGCCCGGACCTGAGCGCGCCGCTGCTGCAGGGGCTGATCCGCGACGGGCTCGCCGTGCCGGACCAGCTCGGCATCGGGCTGAAGGTGGCGCCGGACGGCCGGGCCTGGTCGCCGGATGACGACCTGTCGGGCCTGTTCGCCATCGGCCCGCTGGGCCAGGGCAGCCTGTTCGAGATCACCGGCGTGCCGGAGATCCTCGAGCAGACCGCCCGCGCCGCGGAAACGCTGCGCGACCTCGTTGCCCTGCGCGCCGCGGTGCGCACGGCCTGACCCGGGCCGGCCCGGCCGCTGCTCCCCCTCCGGGCCCCCGCACCGCCGGCCCCCTCCGGCACATCCCGGGTGCGGGGGCCGGGCGCGCCCCGTCAGACTGCTCCCGGCACCGCCGGGCAGACTGGCGGGGCGTCTGGCGCAGATCCCCGTTTCACCCGCTGTGCGAATGGGGCATGCTCGCGCTTCGGGGCGCCGCGATCGCGCCCCGCAAAGCACGGGTAAGCCGGTGACCTTCGAGCAGATCGGACTTCTCCTCCTCCTCATCGCCTTGCTGGCGGTCTTCGCCCTCGACCGCTGGCGCATCGAGATCGTGGCGCTGTGCGGGCTTGCCGTCGCGGTGGCGGCCGGGTTCGTCGCGCCGGGTGAGGTCTTCTCCGGCTTCTCGAACCCGGCGGTGGTGACGGTGATCGAGATCCTGCTCATCGTGCGGGCGCTGGCGCGCACCCGGCTGCTCGACAGCGCGGCGCGCTGGATCGACGCGCGCATGCCGGGCGACACGGGCCTGCTGGCCGCACTCTGCGGCCTCGGCGCCGGGCTGTCGGTTTTCATGAACAATATCGGGGCCTTCGCGCTGATGCTCCCCGTCGCGCTCGAAGTGGCCCAGGCCCGGGGGAGGGACCCGCGCCTGCTGCTGATGCCGCTGTCCTTCGCCACGCTGCTCGGCGGGCTGTGCTCGGCCATCGGCACACCGGCGAACCTGGTGGTGAGTGCTGCGCTCGCCTCCGAGCGCGGCCGGGGCTTCGGCTTCTTCGACTTCGCGCCCGTCGGGCTGTGCGTGGCGCTGGCCGGTCTCGCGGTCATCCTGTGGCGCAGGCCCCGCGTGCCGGACACCGAGCAGGGCGGGGGCACCGAGGCCACGCCCCGCCAGGTGGTGAGCGAGCTGCGCTTCGCGCCCACGGAGGCCGGGCCGGCTACGGTGGCCCAGGCCGGGGCGGCGCTCTCCGGCCAGGTTCACGCCGTGCTGCGCGCGGACCGGCGCCTGTTCCCGCTGCGCGGCGACACGCCCCTTCTGGCCGGAGACCTGCTGCTGGCCGATGCCGCGCTGGAGCGGCTGGAGCAGGGGCTGGCGGCCGGCTGGCTGCGGCTGCCGGGCCCGGGCGCGCCCGCCGGGGCGCCGGGGCCGGACGGCTGGGCGGAGGCCGTGGTCATGCCGCAGAGCCTGCTGGTGGGCGCGCGCATCGCCACGCTGGAGAGCTTCGCCGAGCGCGACATCGCCATCGAGGCGCTGGCCGTCGAGACGCCGCGCATCGAGGGGCGGCTGGCCGACATCCGCCTCGGGATCGGGGACGTGCTGTTCCTGCGCGGCCGTCCCGGCGCGATCCGCGACGCGCTGGAGGAAGCGGGCGCCCTGCAGGTCTCGCCGCTGCCGCGGGCGCAGCCGCGCTCGCACGCCCGGCTGCCGGTGCCGGTGTTCGCCGCCGGCATCGTGGTCTCCGCCCTCGGCCTGCTGCCGGTTCCGGTGGCGCTGGGGGCGGTCGTGCTGGTGCTCTGCCTCGCCCGGGCGCTGGACCTACGCGCGGCGCTGGCGGAGATCAACTGGCCGATCCTCATCCTGCTGGCGGCGATGATCCCGCTCGGCGAGGCGGTGGCGGCCAACGGTGCGGCGCGCGAGCTGGCCGGGATGATCGGCACGGCACTGCCCGGGGCGGGGGCGCTGCCGCTCACCGCGGCGCTGCTGGGGCTGGCGATCCTCGTCACGCCCTTCGTGAACAATTCCGCCACGGCGGTGGTGTTCGCGCCCATCGCGCTGGAGCTGTCGCGCATCGCGCATGTGCCGCCGGAGCCGCTGCTGATCGCGGTGTCGCTGGGCGCCTCGCTGGATTTTGTCACGCCCTTCGGACATCACAACAACACGCTGGCCTTCGGCATCGCGCATTACCGCTTCGCCGATTTCGCCCGGGCCGGCTGGCCGGTGACGCTGGTGGGGTTCGTGGTGGCGCTGGCGGCGATCCGGATCTTCTGGATCTGAGCCTGAGCCTGAGCCTGAGCCTGAGCCTGAGCCTGAGCCTGAGCCTGAGGGCCGACCATCCGTCTCAGCCTCCCCGTGCCGGGCAAGGCCGGCGCGGGGGCGATGGTGGTCGCGGGTCGGACGGGCGAGGTGCCCCGGGGCCGGTGCGCGGCCCCGGGTGCCGGGAAGTCAGCCCTCGAGAGCGGCCACGCCGGGCAGGGTCTTGCCCTCCAGCCATTCGAGGAAGGCGCCGCCGGCGGTGGAGACATAGGAGAACTTCGCCGCCGCGCCGGAGCTGTTCAGCGCCGCCACCGTGTCGCCGCCACCGGCGACGGAGAGCAGCTTGCCCTCCACGGTGAGCTCGGCCGCGTGCAGCGCCGCCGCATCGGTCGCGGCGTTGAAGGGCGGGATCTCGAAGGCGCCGAGCGGGCCGTTCCACACCAGCGTCTTCGCGGCGTTGAAGCGCTCCGCCACCTCGGCGACCGACTGGGAACCGGCATCGAGGATCATCGCGTCCTCCGGGCAGGCGTCGGCGGCCACGGTCTCGCACTCGGCGCCGGCCTTGAACTCGCGCGCCACCACCACGTCGACGGGCAGCACCAGCTCGCAGCCCTGCGCCTGCGCCCGCTCCATGATCTCGCGCGCGGTGGCGGCGAGGTCATGCTCGCAGAGCGACTTGCCCACCGGCTTGCCCTGGGCGGCGAGGAAGGTGTTGGCCATGCCGCCGCCGATCACGATGGCATCGACCTTCGAGAGCAGGTTGCCCAGCAGATCGAGCTTGGTGGAGACCTTGGCGCCCCCCACCACAGCCACCACCGGGTGCACCGGGTGGGCGAGGGCCTTCTCCAGCGCGCCCAGCTCCTCGGCCATCAGCCGGCCGGCGCAAGCCGGCAGCAGCCGGGCGATCGCCTCGGTGGAGGCATGGGCGCGGTGGGCGGCGGAGAAGGCGTCGTTCACGTAGATGTCGCCCAGCTTCGCCAGGGCGGCGGCGAAATCCGGGTCGTTCTTCTCCTCGCCGGGGTGGAAGCGGGTGTTCTCCATCAGCACCACCGCGCCGTCGGCGGTGCCGTCATCGGAGAAGACCACCGGCTGGCCCAGGGCGGCTGCCAGCGCCGGCACGGTCACCTTCAGCGACATTTCCGGCACCACCTTGCCCTTCGGCCGGCCGAAATGCGCCAGCAGCAGCACCCGGCCGCCCTTGGCGAGAATGTCCTTCACCGTGGGCACGACGCGGTCGATGCGGGTGGTGTCGGTCACGCGGCCGGCCTCGACCGGCACGTTGATGTCAACGCGCACGAGGGCGCGCTTGCCGGCGAAATCCATGTCGTCGAGCGTTTTCCAGGCCATCTTGTCTCTCCAGGGTCGGGGATGCGGGCCGGCGGCTCGGGCGTCACGGGGGCGGGGCCCCGGCGCGTGCATGGCCGTCCGCAGCGGCGCGTGGGCCCGCGCTGTGGCGGGCGGTGGCCGGCCGGAGGCGATCCCCCGGCCGGCCGGTCGGTCTCAGAGCTTGCCCATGGCGACGGCGGTGTCGCCCATGCGGTTGGAGAAGCCCCACTCATTGTCGTACCAGGTCAGGATGCGGCACATGGTGCCCTCCATCACCTTGGTCTGGTCCATGTGGAACACCGAGGAATGCGGATCATGGTTGAAGTCCGAGGACACCAGCGGCTCGGTGGTGTAGCCGAGGATGCCCTTCAGCTCGCCCTCGGCGGCCTCCTTGATCGCGGCGTTGATCTCTTCCACGGACGTTTCGCGCGACGCGATGAAGGTGAGGTCGACCACCGAGACGTTCGGCGTCGGCACGCGGATCGCGACACCGTCGAGCTTGCCGTTGAGCTCCGGCAGCACCAGGCCCACGGCCTTCGCGGCACCGGTCGAGGTCGGGATCATCGACAGCGCGGCGGCGCGGCCGCGGTAGAGATCCTTGTGCATGGTGTCGAGCGTCGGCTGGTCACCGGTGTAGGAATGGATCGTGGTCATGAACCCCTTCTCGATCCCGATGGCCTTGTCGAGCACGTAGACCACGGGCGAGAGGCAGTTGGTGGTGCAGGACGCGTTGGAGACCACCTTGTCCTCGGCGGTCAGCGTCTTGTCGTTCACGCCGAAGACGATGGTCTTGTCCGCGCCGGAGGCGGGTGCCGAGACCAGAACCTTCTTCGAGCCGTTCTCCAGGTGCAGGGCGGCCTTCGCCTTGTCGGTGAAGATGCCGGTGCACTCCAGCGCCACGTCCACGTCGCCCCAGGGCAGGTCCTTCGGATCGCGGATCGCGGTCACCTTGATCGGGCCACGGCCCACATCCATCGTATCGCCGTCGACGGTCACCGTGCCGGGGAACCGGCCGTGAACACTGTCGTAGCGCATCAGATGGGCGTTGGTCTCCACCGGCCCGAGATCGTTGATCGCCACGACTTCGATATCGGTCCGGCCCGACTCGACGATCGCGCGCAGCACATTGCGCCCGATGCGACCGAATCCGTTGATTGCGACCTTCACTGCCATCTTTCGCTCCCGTCAATTGCGCGGGGCTCCTCCCCGCAGGACTGTATTGCTAGGCTCTATATAGTCTTTGCGCCAGCCGAGAAAGGCGCAGATTGCCACTCGTGCAAAGGTGGTATGCCAAGCGTGCAAGGCGAGACGCAACGAGGAGCCGGAGAGGGCGACGCCAACTCCCGAGAACATCGGCCGGATGCCCCGCGCCGCGGATACGCCCCCTGCCGGCGTGCGCGCGCAGGCGCCCGGTTGCCGGAGGCCGCCGGTATTCCGCCGCAGCAGGCTGGGCCGGGATATCTCCCGACCGTCCGCCTGCTCCGGGCGGAGGGGATGGTCGAGGTGTTCGAAACACGGTTCGAGCCGTACCGGCTGCCCGGAGCAGGCAGCGGCCAGTGCATGTCTATACGTGTGCTCGACGCCACGTCGCCCGGCGTGATGGCCGCGCTGACGGGCCGCATCGCATAGCTGCTCGGCGACGGCTGAGCCCGCGCCGCGCGGCCGAAGGCGGGGTCCGCAAGGACGGGGCGGGCACGGACGGGGGGCGAACACGGGACGGGCGAACACGGGACGGGCCCGCCTTCACACGGTCGTGGCCCGCCGCACATGCGAAGGGGGGCGGCCTGCGCCACCCCCCTTGCCGTCATTCACCAGCCTGGCGCGGCTCAGAGCAGCGCCTTCACCTTGTCCACGGTGGCTTCCGGCGTGATGCCGAAGTGCTTGTAGAGCTCGGGCGCGGGGCCGGAGGCGCCGAAGCCCTCCATGCCGATGAAGCCTGCCTTGCGGTCCTGGCCGCGCTCGCCGGAGAGCCACTTGTCCCAGCCGAAGCGCAGGCCGGCCTCGATGGCCACGCGCACCGGGCCCGCGGGCAGGATCTTCTTGCGCCAGGCTTCGTCCTGCGCCTCGAACAGCTCCCAGCAGGGCATGGAGACCACGCGGGTGCCGATGCCCTCGGCCTGCAGCATCTCGCGGGCCTGCATGGCGATCTCCACCTCCGAGCCGGTGGCGAGCAGGATCGCCTGCCGCTTGCCCTCGGCCTCGGCCATCACGTAGGCGCCGCGGGCGGAGAGGTTGTTCGCCTTGTGCTCGGTGCGCAGCGTGGGCAGGTTCTGCCGGGTGAGCGAGAGCACCGAGGGCGCGTTCTGCATGGTGAGCGCCAGTTCCCACGCCTCCGCGGTCTCCACCGCGTCGGCCGGGCGGAACACGTGCATGTTCGGAATGGCGCGCAGGGCGGCGAGATGCTCCACCGGCTGGTGGGTGGGGCCGTCCTCGCCGAGACCGATGGAATCATGCGTCATCACGTAGACCACCCGGATCCCCATCAGCGCCGAGAGGCGCATGGCGCCGCGGGCATAGTCGGAGAAGGTGAGGAAGGTGCCGCCGTAGGGCACGCAGCCGCCGTGCACCGCGAGGCCGTTCATCGCCGCGGCCATGCCGTGCTCACGGATGCCGTAATAGACATAGCGGCCCTTGCGGTTCTCCGGCTCGAAGGTGCCGAGATCCTTCGTGAGCGTGTTGTTGGAGCCAGTGAGATCGGCCGAGCCGCCGATGGTCTCGCCCATCACCGGGTTGATGGCCGCCAGCGCGTTCTCGGAGGATTTCCGGGTGGCGATGTTCGGCTTCTCCTCGGAGATCTGCTTCTTCAGCGCCTTGATCGTGGCGGAGAGCCGCTTGGGCACCGCGCCGGAGACCACGCGCTCGAACTCCGCGCGCCGCGTGGCGGAAAGGCCGGAGAGCTCCGCCTCCCAGGCCGCCCGGGCGCCGAGCCCGCGCGAGCCGATGGTCCGCCAGGTCTTGAGGATCTCGGAGGGGATGTCGAAGGCAGCACTGCTCCAGCCGTAGATCTCGCGCACCTTCGCGATTTCCTCGGCGCCCAGCGGCGAGCCATGCGCACCGGCGCTGTCCTGCTTGGCCGGCGAGCCGTAGCCGATATGCGTCTTGCAGGCGATCAGCGTCGGGCGGCGGGTCTTCTTCGCGGCGGTGATGGCCGCGTCGATCGCCTCCGGGTCATGGCCGTCGATGGAGCTGGTGTCCCAGCCGGAGGCCTTGAAGCGGGCGATCTGGTCGGTGACGTCGGCCTTGGAGACCTCGCCGTCGATGGAGATGCCGTTGTTGTCCCAGAACACGATCAGCTTGCCGAGCTTCTGGCGCCCGGCGAGGCCGATGGCCTCATGGCTGATGCCCTCCATCAGGCAGCCGTCACCCGCGATCACGTAGGTGTAATGGTCCACCACCTTGCGGCCGAAGCGCGCGGCCATGGAGGCCTCGGCCATCGCCATGCCCACGGCGTTGGAGATGCCCTGGCCGAGCGGGCCGGTGGTGGTCTCGATGCCGGGCGCGTGGCCATACTCCGGGTGGCCGGCGGTGATGGAGCCGAGCTGGCGGAAGTTCTTGATCTGCTCCAGCGTCATCTCCGGGTAGCCGGTGAGGTAGAGCAGCCCGTAGAGCAGCATGGAGCCGTGGCCGGCGGAGAGCACGAACCGGTCGCGGTCGGCCCAGTCCGGTGTGCTCGCGTCGAATTTCAGGTGCTTCTCGAACAGGACGGTCGCCACGTCGGCCATGCCCATCGGCATGCCCGGGTGGCCGGAGTTCGCGGCCTGAACCGCGTCCATCGCCAGCACGCGGAGCGCGGCTGCCTTCATCCAGTGATCGGGGTGCGCCTTGCGCCGCTCGGAAATATTCACCTTCGGGCCTCGCTGTCGTCTCTTGCGCCGCGGACGGCGCCGGTTAAGGTCTCAGGCTGTTTAGCAGCCCGCCCGTTACGGTCAAGCGCTGCCGGGCCGGCCCCGGGAGGCGGGCACGGGCTGGTTGACCTCTGTCAGAACGGGCTAGACTGTCATACAGACGGCCGGGCGGAGCGATTCGCAATGTCCGAGACCACCGCGACACGGGAAAACCATGCGCGGATCCCGGACACCAGATCTCCAGGAGGCAGGAGAGCCATGTCGAAAATCACGAAACTGGAGGCGCGCCTCGATGCCGCCTTCGCACGGATCGAGGCCGCGCTCGGCGAGCGGCCTGAACCCGGGGCGCTGCAGGCCATGGCCAGTGCCGGCGAGGCGCAGAGCGCCGAGATCGCCGCGCTGCGCGACGATCTCGCCCGCATCCGCGCCGAACGCCGCAAGGACGCGGACGACGTCTCGGCCATTCTCGCTGACCTGCGACCCCTGCTGGAGCGTTCCTGATGGCGGATATCACCCTGAACATCGGCGGCCGGCAGTTCCGTGTCGCCTGCGAGGACGGCGAGGAGGAGCGGCTGCGCGACGCCGCCGGCCTGCTGGACGCGGAAGCCGCCGCGCTGTCCAAGGCGATCGGCACGGTGCCCGAGAGCCGGATGCTGCTGATGGCCGGCCTGATGCTGGCGGACCGGATGATCGGCCAGGAGGCCCGCCATCGCGGCACCGAGG of Paroceanicella profunda contains these proteins:
- the cysT gene encoding sulfate ABC transporter permease subunit CysT, with amino-acid sequence MLARPVHAPAWRFRKPGVIPGFRLAMAITLGWLVLMILVPLSGIFWQSASLGWERFADLALDRRTLSALWISFSSAFFAASVNLVFGTLVAWVLVRYRFPGRRVVDALVDLPFALPTAVAGIALTALYAPNGWVGSLLSPLGLRLSYTQAGIVLALIFVGLPFVVRTVQPVMEEIDREVEEASATLGARRWQTVARVLLPSLAPALLTGFALALARGVGEYGSVIFIAGNIPYASEIAPLLIVIRLEEFNYPAATAIAAMMLAISFSMLLLINWVQARSRKRYGHAV
- a CDS encoding sulfate ABC transporter substrate-binding protein translates to MTCSRRTLLAGAALSLAFTGLAPALAPSFGSALGAAGAQSTLLNVSYDPTREFYQAFNAAFAAHWQQETGEDVTVRMSHGGSGKQARAVIEGLEADVVTLALSADIDQIVEMTGRIAPDWQSRLPHASAPYTSTIVFLVRKGNPKGIKDWDDLLADGVEVITPNPKTSGGARWNYLAAWIHALKAPGGTEDSARKFVSALYRHVPVLDTGARGATTTFVQRGIGDVLLAWENEAYLSLEELGPDAFEIVVPTVSVLAEPPVALVDRNVDAKGTRKLAEAYLEYLYSAEGQSLAAKNFYRPAEPDLADPADMARFPELERVKVEDVFGSWKQIQEVHFADGGIFDKIYAEGN
- a CDS encoding FAD/NAD(P)-binding protein, translated to MLDVRERAMARVNAMVARRQEGRIAIIGAGFSGMAMAAALIEAVDHRLHIVMIEGSDARAGGLAFGRAHAGELLNVRARDLGLLASQPGDFADWLAGFTSGGSPTREDLVAAGERFAPRAAFSDYLRRRFDDLVTRSAHVTVETIREEAIGIVRRPGGGFRVDLVSGLGVGVEAVVLATGYGDAQGRFGRSPFAAINSVELENAGHIAIVGSGLSMVDTLLRLRSMGSRALITVISRRGLMPQPHAPLSVRPPAWQVTDGVSLNVLYSELRRAVARADAEGRPWQGEINRLRPFAQDIWRTLSVADRSRFMRHLRRIWDAHRHRLPAGQYARMMAEFERDETCHRAGRVVSALPGVPARLEVVWRGATAPETVLADLVFDCSGHRPDLSAPLLQGLIRDGLAVPDQLGIGLKVAPDGRAWSPDDDLSGLFAIGPLGQGSLFEITGVPEILEQTARAAETLRDLVALRAAVRTA
- a CDS encoding sulfate/molybdate ABC transporter ATP-binding protein; translation: MDVRLRNIAKEFGTTAALHELSLDIRSGELIALLGPSGSGKTTLLRLIAGLETPSSGQVLFGEEDAARRPVQDRRVGFVFQHYALFRHMTVLENVSFGLTVRPRGSRPTASETRRRALELLDFVQLPGLGGRYPAQLSGGQRQRVALARALAIEPRVLLLDEPFGALDAQVRRDLRRWLREVHDRTGHTTIFVTHDQEEAMELADRVVVMSQGRIEQIGTPDEIHDAPASAFVHGFIGESVQLPVGIGDGIIRHAGRPTGLRAYGRGESTLYFRPHEISRIVSPGEGLSGTVVSYRRVGGLRRVELALDTEGERVEIDIPAGEQVTAGDRITFRPTNWRLYPEPAADTGLRPLEVKYA
- the cysW gene encoding sulfate ABC transporter permease subunit CysW → MPSDTRALPAPTSEAPWARRALMLTALAFLALFLALPLASVFTEAFRQGPGAWLAALAEPDALSAMWLTLTVTAIAVPLNVVFGVAAAWAIAKFEFHGKALLISFIDLPFSVSPVISGLVYVLLFGSGSLIGPWLAAHGVEILFAVPGIVLATIFVTFPFVARELIPLMQDQGTTEEEAALSLGASGWKTFVRVTLPNIRWGLLYGVLLCTARAMGEFGAVSVVSGHIRGETNTMPLHVEILYNEYNFVAAFAVASLLACLALVTLTVKTLLEIRYGAALAASRKH
- a CDS encoding phosphoglycerate kinase, which codes for MAWKTLDDMDFAGKRALVRVDINVPVEAGRVTDTTRIDRVVPTVKDILAKGGRVLLLAHFGRPKGKVVPEMSLKVTVPALAAALGQPVVFSDDGTADGAVVLMENTRFHPGEEKNDPDFAAALAKLGDIYVNDAFSAAHRAHASTEAIARLLPACAGRLMAEELGALEKALAHPVHPVVAVVGGAKVSTKLDLLGNLLSKVDAIVIGGGMANTFLAAQGKPVGKSLCEHDLAATAREIMERAQAQGCELVLPVDVVVAREFKAGAECETVAADACPEDAMILDAGSQSVAEVAERFNAAKTLVWNGPLGAFEIPPFNAATDAAALHAAELTVEGKLLSVAGGGDTVAALNSSGAAAKFSYVSTAGGAFLEWLEGKTLPGVAALEG
- a CDS encoding SLC13 family permease — protein: MTFEQIGLLLLLIALLAVFALDRWRIEIVALCGLAVAVAAGFVAPGEVFSGFSNPAVVTVIEILLIVRALARTRLLDSAARWIDARMPGDTGLLAALCGLGAGLSVFMNNIGAFALMLPVALEVAQARGRDPRLLLMPLSFATLLGGLCSAIGTPANLVVSAALASERGRGFGFFDFAPVGLCVALAGLAVILWRRPRVPDTEQGGGTEATPRQVVSELRFAPTEAGPATVAQAGAALSGQVHAVLRADRRLFPLRGDTPLLAGDLLLADAALERLEQGLAAGWLRLPGPGAPAGAPGPDGWAEAVVMPQSLLVGARIATLESFAERDIAIEALAVETPRIEGRLADIRLGIGDVLFLRGRPGAIRDALEEAGALQVSPLPRAQPRSHARLPVPVFAAGIVVSALGLLPVPVALGAVVLVLCLARALDLRAALAEINWPILILLAAMIPLGEAVAANGAARELAGMIGTALPGAGALPLTAALLGLAILVTPFVNNSATAVVFAPIALELSRIAHVPPEPLLIAVSLGASLDFVTPFGHHNNTLAFGIAHYRFADFARAGWPVTLVGFVVALAAIRIFWI